ATACCATATAAAGGTATTATTGCTTTTCTAGGAGATGCAAATTGCAGTAATTTCTACTATAGCCCTCCGCTTTCCAAATCTGAAACGAGCATTCCGTACACAATGCTATCTGTCCATTCGCCCTTACTCCAGAAATCCTGTGTGAAGTGAGCTTCTTTTCTCATCCCTATTCGCTCACACAACTTTTGTGATGCCAAATTTCTTGCATCCAAGGTGGCTTGGATACGGTGCACCTCCAATTCATCAAATAATAATTTCACTAAATGCCTCACTGCTTCTGTTGCATAGCCCTTACCTGAAGTTTCAGAAGAAAAGCAGTATCCAATTTCAACTGTATCCTTCATTCCTGTATACCATACAGATAAATCACCAATAACGTTCGTACGGTCCACCACGGCCAGACTTAAGCTGGTCTCTTTAGTGAGGGAACGATTCTTCAATTTTTTATCGAATGATTCCTGCATGTTTTCACGTGTCCATTTATCATGCAGTAGATACTTACATGTCTCATCGTTATTATAAATGTGAAACACGTCTTGTAAGTCATTGTTCTTAAACGGCCTAATTGTTAATCTTTTAGTGGTAAATTCCAAAAGAACCTCTCCTTTTATTTCCATATAACATTTTGAACAACATCATTCTTCTTACTTGTTCATTCTATTAGCAGCCCTTCACAAGCTATTTCATATTCCTTTTATTCTTTTATACCATCGAA
The DNA window shown above is from Bacillus spongiae and carries:
- a CDS encoding GNAT family N-acetyltransferase; protein product: MEFTTKRLTIRPFKNNDLQDVFHIYNNDETCKYLLHDKWTRENMQESFDKKLKNRSLTKETSLSLAVVDRTNVIGDLSVWYTGMKDTVEIGYCFSSETSGKGYATEAVRHLVKLLFDELEVHRIQATLDARNLASQKLCERIGMRKEAHFTQDFWSKGEWTDSIVYGMLVSDLESGGL